Proteins encoded together in one Cellulomonas gilvus ATCC 13127 window:
- a CDS encoding DUF3040 domain-containing protein has protein sequence MPLSEYEQRVLEQMERQLATDDPRLANTLTQRGARRTVGRYVVAGIGAVVGLLLLVFGVAGDLALLGVVGFVVMFAAVAFAFASPRRESGPQGTVGADGTVRARPGNPRGARPTGRTSKPGMMARFEERWERRRGSDGR, from the coding sequence ATGCCTCTCTCCGAGTACGAGCAGCGCGTCCTCGAGCAGATGGAGCGCCAGCTCGCTACTGACGACCCGCGGCTTGCGAACACGCTGACCCAGCGCGGCGCTCGTCGCACCGTCGGACGCTACGTCGTCGCCGGCATCGGCGCCGTCGTCGGGCTGCTGCTGCTCGTGTTCGGCGTCGCCGGGGACCTGGCCCTGCTCGGCGTGGTCGGCTTCGTCGTGATGTTCGCCGCGGTCGCGTTCGCGTTCGCGAGCCCTCGCCGCGAGTCGGGCCCCCAGGGCACCGTCGGTGCCGACGGCACCGTGCGGGCGCGCCCCGGGAACCCGCGCGGCGCACGGCCCACGGGGCGGACGTCGAAGCCCGGCATGATGGCGCGGTTCGAGGAGCGCTGGGAGCGGCGCCGCGGCTCGGACGGCCGCTGA
- the dinB gene encoding DNA polymerase IV, whose protein sequence is MSRGPRPDVRRDWGTSEDGCSILHVDMDAFFASVELARRPQLRGRPVIVGGAARGVVLAATYEARAFGVHAAMPMQAALRLCPNAVVVPPDHRSYHEVSVGVMEVLSDVTALVEQVSIDEAFLDVAGARRRMGPPTAIAAHIRAQVRARYGITCSVGIASTKFVAKLASGHAKPDGVLLVPRAATVDYLHALPVGALWGVGERTAAALHRWGITTVAELADTEVATVQRAVGKVAGAHLHDLAWGRDPRPVEPGRDEKSIGAEETFAVDEGDLGVVQAKALELADRCARRLRQRGLVGRTVSVKVRTSDFRTLTRSRTLAAPTDVGRELYLEARTLLAGVELRGLPVRLVGVRVEGLEPAHGAVRQLTLDDAAGEGDGPRADRREAERAMDQVRDRFGGAAIRPAAALTVSTGDRSTTTFQVADLS, encoded by the coding sequence GTGAGCCGCGGTCCGCGGCCGGACGTCCGCCGGGACTGGGGGACCAGCGAGGACGGCTGCTCGATCCTGCACGTCGACATGGACGCGTTCTTCGCCTCGGTCGAGCTCGCGCGGCGTCCGCAGCTGCGCGGCCGGCCCGTGATCGTCGGCGGGGCGGCGCGTGGCGTGGTCCTCGCGGCGACGTACGAGGCGAGGGCGTTCGGTGTGCACGCGGCCATGCCGATGCAGGCGGCCCTCCGGCTGTGCCCCAACGCGGTGGTGGTCCCGCCCGACCACCGCAGCTACCACGAGGTCTCCGTCGGCGTGATGGAGGTCCTCTCCGACGTCACGGCTCTCGTCGAGCAGGTGAGCATCGACGAGGCCTTCCTCGACGTGGCGGGCGCACGGCGCCGGATGGGTCCCCCCACCGCGATCGCGGCGCACATCCGCGCCCAGGTGCGCGCGCGGTACGGCATCACGTGCTCGGTGGGCATCGCGTCGACCAAGTTCGTGGCAAAGCTCGCGTCGGGGCACGCCAAGCCCGACGGCGTCCTCCTGGTGCCGCGCGCCGCGACCGTCGACTACCTGCACGCGCTGCCCGTCGGCGCGCTGTGGGGCGTGGGGGAGCGGACCGCGGCGGCGCTGCACCGATGGGGCATCACCACGGTGGCCGAGCTCGCCGACACCGAGGTGGCGACCGTCCAGCGGGCCGTCGGCAAGGTCGCCGGCGCCCACCTGCACGACCTGGCCTGGGGGAGGGACCCACGGCCCGTCGAGCCGGGCCGTGACGAGAAGTCGATCGGCGCGGAGGAGACGTTCGCGGTGGACGAGGGCGACCTCGGCGTGGTCCAGGCCAAGGCCCTCGAGCTCGCGGACCGCTGCGCGCGCCGGCTCCGTCAGCGTGGGCTCGTCGGCCGGACGGTGAGCGTCAAGGTCCGGACGAGCGACTTCCGGACGCTCACGCGATCACGCACCCTCGCGGCACCGACCGACGTGGGCCGTGAGCTGTACCTGGAGGCGCGCACGTTGCTCGCGGGCGTGGAACTGCGCGGCCTGCCGGTGCGCCTCGTGGGCGTGCGGGTCGAAGGCCTGGAGCCGGCGCACGGAGCGGTGCGTCAGCTCACGCTGGACGACGCCGCGGGTGAAGGTGACGGCCCGCGTGCCGACCGGCGCGAGGCGGAGCGGGCCATGGACCAGGTCCGGGACCGGTTCGGCGGAGCCGCCATCCGTCCGGCAGCCGCACTCACGGTGTCCACCGGGGACCGCTCGACTACCACCTTCCAGGTGGCCGATCTATCCTGA
- a CDS encoding SAV_6107 family HEPN domain-containing protein yields the protein MAVRTTGHPQELLARADAELLAAQFSSEPWERFSHAHLAGLRAGAAVVARRGAPARRGAPRTVWGMLADVAPELADLASSFAEGAPLRSAVDAGRFDRVDEDQAERTLCRAEDLVDAARTLIAAEDAALEQARSAARAGAPRMLAVRAS from the coding sequence ATGGCGGTCCGGACGACGGGTCACCCGCAGGAGCTGCTGGCACGTGCCGATGCCGAGCTGCTCGCTGCGCAGTTCTCCTCGGAGCCGTGGGAGCGGTTCAGCCACGCCCACCTGGCGGGCCTGCGCGCGGGTGCGGCCGTGGTCGCGCGGCGCGGAGCCCCGGCGCGGCGCGGTGCGCCGCGCACGGTGTGGGGCATGCTCGCGGACGTGGCACCCGAGCTCGCGGACCTCGCGTCGTCGTTCGCGGAGGGCGCGCCGCTGCGCTCGGCGGTGGACGCCGGCCGGTTCGACCGCGTGGACGAGGACCAGGCCGAGCGCACGCTGTGCCGCGCCGAGGACCTCGTCGACGCCGCACGGACGCTCATCGCCGCGGAGGACGCCGCACTGGAACAGGCCCGCTCGGCCGCGCGTGCGGGCGCTCCCCGCATGCTCGCGGTGCGTGCCTCGTGA
- a CDS encoding spermidine synthase — protein sequence MEVPTGTVELVPDPDHAAGVTLLVNGVPSSYVDLDDPGVLAFEYMQQMALVIDTLRPGTPLDVVHLGAGGCALARALDVLRPGSRQLAVELDTRLPELARLWFGLPRAPALRIRAGDARAELERLGTATTDVVVRDVFAGDRTPAHLTTIEAARAAARVLRPGGVYLVNCADRPPLALARSEAATLGRVFADVVVIAEPALLRGRGYGNLVLAATDDPALLAVAGLARAVRTLPAPARLLRGEEVAAFAAGAPVLHDPVTGDGTRDAAP from the coding sequence GTGGAGGTGCCCACGGGGACGGTCGAGCTCGTGCCCGACCCCGATCACGCGGCCGGCGTCACGCTCCTGGTCAACGGCGTGCCCAGCTCCTACGTCGACCTGGACGACCCCGGGGTCCTCGCGTTCGAGTACATGCAGCAGATGGCGCTCGTGATCGACACGCTGCGGCCCGGCACGCCGCTCGACGTCGTGCACCTGGGTGCGGGCGGGTGCGCGCTCGCACGCGCGCTCGACGTCCTGCGGCCCGGCTCACGGCAGCTGGCGGTCGAGCTCGACACGCGGCTGCCGGAGCTGGCCCGGCTGTGGTTCGGCCTGCCACGCGCGCCCGCGCTGCGCATCCGTGCGGGCGACGCGCGTGCCGAGCTCGAGCGGCTCGGCACGGCCACGACGGACGTCGTCGTGCGTGACGTGTTCGCGGGCGACCGCACCCCCGCGCATCTCACGACGATCGAGGCGGCCCGTGCGGCGGCTCGCGTGCTGCGCCCCGGCGGCGTGTACCTGGTCAACTGCGCGGACCGGCCGCCGCTCGCGCTCGCGCGCAGCGAGGCGGCCACCCTCGGCCGGGTCTTCGCCGACGTCGTCGTGATCGCCGAGCCGGCGCTCCTGCGCGGGCGCGGCTACGGCAACCTGGTGCTCGCGGCGACCGACGACCCCGCGCTGCTCGCGGTCGCGGGTCTCGCACGCGCCGTGCGCACGCTGCCGGCACCTGCGCGTCTGCTGCGCGGCGAGGAGGTCGCGGCGTTCGCGGCGGGTGCGCCCGTGCTGCACGACCCCGTCACCGGGGACGGCACGCGCGACGCGGCGCCCTGA
- a CDS encoding cold-shock protein — translation MAQGAVKWFNAEKGFGFIAQDGGGADVFVHYSAIDVQGYRTLEEGQRVEFDITQGAKGPQAEHVRPV, via the coding sequence ATGGCGCAGGGTGCAGTCAAGTGGTTCAACGCCGAGAAGGGCTTCGGCTTCATCGCGCAGGACGGCGGCGGTGCCGACGTCTTCGTGCACTACTCGGCGATCGACGTCCAGGGGTACCGGACGCTCGAGGAGGGTCAGCGCGTGGAGTTCGACATCACGCAGGGCGCCAAGGGCCCGCAGGCGGAGCACGTCCGCCCGGTCTGA
- a CDS encoding proteasome assembly chaperone family protein: MLEPSEIYELDAVVAAEVDARAAAQGSGPVLVHAVRGFVDAGSAGQLAVDHLVTELDAQRLATFDADQLVDYRSRRPTMTFDGHTWASYDEPRLVVDMVRDADGVPFLLMHGSEPDVQWERYVAAVQQIVERFDVPLTVGVHGIPMGLPHTRPTSLTAHATRPELVADHPSWFGTVQVPASVGALLELRLGEAGHDAMGFAVHVPHYLAQSQYPQASIAALRAVERATGLELRTGELDAAATAATLEIERQVAESDEVRSLVHALEEQYDAFSRSIGRTSLLAPTSDLPTADELGAEFERFLASQADDS; this comes from the coding sequence ATGCTGGAGCCGAGCGAGATCTACGAGCTGGACGCGGTCGTGGCCGCCGAGGTCGACGCGCGCGCGGCCGCGCAGGGCTCCGGCCCCGTGCTGGTGCACGCGGTGCGTGGCTTCGTCGACGCGGGATCGGCGGGTCAGCTCGCCGTCGACCACCTGGTCACCGAGCTGGACGCGCAGCGGCTGGCGACGTTCGACGCCGACCAGCTGGTCGACTACCGCTCGCGGCGGCCGACCATGACGTTCGACGGCCACACGTGGGCCAGCTATGACGAGCCGCGCCTGGTCGTCGACATGGTGCGCGACGCGGACGGCGTGCCGTTCCTCCTGATGCACGGCAGCGAGCCGGACGTGCAGTGGGAGCGGTACGTGGCCGCGGTGCAGCAGATCGTCGAGCGCTTCGACGTGCCGCTCACCGTCGGTGTGCACGGCATCCCGATGGGCCTGCCGCACACGCGTCCCACGTCGCTCACGGCGCACGCCACGCGGCCCGAGCTCGTCGCGGACCACCCGTCCTGGTTCGGGACGGTCCAGGTCCCCGCGAGCGTGGGTGCGCTGCTGGAGCTGCGCCTGGGCGAGGCCGGGCACGACGCGATGGGCTTCGCGGTGCACGTGCCGCACTACCTCGCGCAGTCGCAGTACCCGCAGGCGAGCATCGCCGCGCTGCGTGCCGTCGAGCGTGCGACCGGTCTCGAGCTGCGCACGGGTGAGCTCGACGCCGCCGCGACCGCGGCGACGCTCGAGATCGAGCGTCAGGTGGCGGAGTCCGACGAGGTGCGGTCGCTCGTGCACGCGCTCGAGGAGCAGTACGACGCGTTCAGCCGGAGCATCGGCCGCACGAGCCTGCTCGCGCCGACCTCGGACCTGCCGACCGCCGACGAGCTGGGTGCGGAGTTCGAGCGGTTCCTCGCGTCGCAGGCTGACGACTCCTGA
- a CDS encoding response regulator, with translation MSTLRKPIEVLLVEDDPGDVLMTREAFEHNKVRNTLTVMADGVSALEYLRKEGEHADAPTPDLILLDLNLPRMDGREVLEALKADERLRMIPVVVLTTSEAEEDVVRSYALHANAYVTKPVDFDAFITVVRQIDEFFVEVVRLPQR, from the coding sequence ATGAGCACGCTGCGCAAGCCCATCGAGGTCCTCCTGGTCGAGGACGACCCGGGTGACGTCCTCATGACGCGTGAGGCGTTCGAGCACAACAAGGTGCGCAACACGCTCACCGTGATGGCCGACGGCGTGAGCGCGCTCGAGTACCTGCGCAAGGAGGGCGAGCACGCGGACGCCCCCACGCCGGACCTGATCCTGCTGGACCTCAACCTGCCGCGCATGGACGGCCGCGAGGTCCTCGAGGCCCTCAAGGCCGACGAGCGGCTGCGGATGATCCCGGTCGTCGTGCTCACCACGTCCGAGGCCGAGGAGGACGTGGTGCGCAGCTACGCGCTGCACGCCAACGCGTACGTGACCAAGCCCGTCGACTTCGACGCGTTCATCACCGTGGTGCGGCAGATCGACGAGTTCTTCGTCGAGGTCGTGCGGCTCCCGCAGCGCTGA
- a CDS encoding sensor histidine kinase — MTAAHPQSTSLRHRLRRLLVGTGTFLAVLVALAAVAFAQQVQRQDAVTQDLFNAIVASDGAYIRLIDAETGLRGYAITGERASLAPYEDAVASGISFDAIADGIDRVGVAPSVLEAASRADRSARAWLEDYAAPLVAQIEADGPQSVQPGQVDRGQEQFDQVRLDVAAFVDQLREMREGISAELTSWTRAASTVVGVLAVVAVTVGVVLWFALRRWVVEPLESVAHDVRQVASGELGHAVRAEGPDEVVAMARDVELMRVALVDQVRSVESARAEVEDAHARLAERAEELHRSNRDLEQFAYVASHDLQEPLRKVASFTQLLQKRYGGQLDERADQYIEFAVDGAKRMQRLIQDLLGFSRVGRTGTEVVDVDLAAALATATDQLSEVIAETGAVVTHDPLPTVRGEQPLLVQLFQNLVGNAVKFRSPDRTPLVHVSARRVTDAWELVCADNGIGIDEQYAERVFVIFQRLHAKDVYDGTGIGLALCKKIVEFHRGTIWIEQPADGVGTRICWTIPDERPEQPSPTGDQPGAPQDPTGAPRAQDGATP, encoded by the coding sequence GTGACGGCGGCCCACCCGCAGTCGACGTCGCTGCGCCACCGCCTGCGCCGGCTGCTCGTCGGCACGGGCACGTTCCTGGCCGTCCTCGTCGCGCTCGCCGCGGTCGCGTTCGCGCAGCAGGTGCAGCGTCAGGACGCTGTCACGCAGGACCTGTTCAACGCGATCGTCGCGTCCGACGGTGCGTACATCCGCCTGATCGACGCCGAGACGGGCCTGCGCGGGTACGCGATCACCGGGGAGCGCGCATCGCTGGCCCCCTACGAGGACGCGGTCGCGTCGGGCATCTCGTTCGACGCGATCGCCGACGGGATCGACCGCGTGGGCGTCGCGCCGTCGGTGCTCGAGGCCGCGAGCCGGGCCGACCGCTCGGCGCGGGCCTGGCTCGAGGACTACGCCGCGCCGCTCGTCGCGCAGATCGAGGCGGACGGCCCGCAGTCGGTCCAGCCCGGCCAGGTCGACCGCGGTCAGGAGCAGTTCGACCAGGTCCGGCTCGACGTCGCCGCGTTCGTGGACCAGCTGCGGGAGATGCGCGAGGGGATCTCGGCCGAGCTCACGTCCTGGACCCGTGCCGCGTCGACCGTGGTGGGCGTCCTGGCGGTCGTCGCCGTGACCGTGGGCGTGGTGCTGTGGTTCGCGCTGCGCCGCTGGGTGGTCGAGCCGCTCGAGTCCGTCGCGCACGACGTGCGGCAGGTCGCGTCGGGCGAGCTGGGCCACGCGGTCCGGGCCGAGGGCCCCGACGAGGTCGTCGCGATGGCGCGCGACGTCGAGCTCATGCGCGTCGCGCTCGTCGACCAGGTGCGTTCGGTCGAGAGCGCGCGCGCCGAGGTCGAGGACGCGCACGCCCGGCTCGCGGAGCGCGCCGAGGAGCTGCACCGCTCCAACCGCGACCTCGAGCAGTTCGCGTACGTCGCGTCGCACGACCTCCAGGAGCCGCTGCGCAAGGTCGCGAGCTTCACCCAGCTGCTCCAGAAGAGGTACGGCGGCCAGCTCGACGAGCGCGCGGACCAGTACATCGAGTTCGCGGTCGACGGGGCCAAGCGCATGCAGCGCCTGATCCAGGACCTGCTGGGCTTCTCGCGCGTCGGGCGCACGGGCACCGAGGTCGTCGACGTGGACCTCGCGGCGGCGCTCGCGACCGCGACCGACCAGCTCTCGGAGGTGATCGCCGAGACGGGTGCGGTCGTCACGCACGACCCGCTGCCCACCGTCCGCGGCGAGCAGCCGCTGCTCGTCCAGCTGTTCCAGAACCTCGTCGGGAACGCCGTGAAGTTCCGCTCTCCCGACCGCACCCCGCTCGTGCACGTGAGCGCGCGCCGCGTGACGGACGCGTGGGAGCTCGTCTGCGCCGACAACGGCATCGGCATCGACGAGCAGTACGCCGAGCGCGTGTTCGTGATCTTCCAGCGCCTGCACGCCAAGGACGTGTACGACGGCACGGGCATCGGCCTGGCGCTGTGCAAGAAGATCGTCGAGTTCCACCGGGGCACGATCTGGATCGAGCAGCCCGCCGACGGCGTCGGCACGCGCATCTGCTGGACGATCCCCGACGAGCGCCCCGAGCAGCCCTCCCCGACGGGCGACCAGCCCGGCGCACCGCAGGACCCCACCGGCGCACCGCGCGCCCAGGACGGAGCCACACCATGA
- a CDS encoding PP2C family protein-serine/threonine phosphatase — MIDLESAASPRDDDRDPLLTGDDVPTPEPVPSVLVVEDDEGDWVLVAEHLEDAGLEAHLTRARTLDEAVGMLDVDCVLLDLGLPDATGLPALGRLLEAGAPAVVVLTGLADTRTGLAAVAAGAQDYLVKGDVDGERLGRSVRYAIQRRRLEVADRELYRSRVREQETTRLEQALLPRPAVRDASVELRVGYRAGRDGLLGGDFYDAVERPDGSVLVMVGDVCGHGPDEAALGATLRTAWRTLVIAGTPTGDVLGLLERVLEAERARTEVFTTVAMVEVAPDRRSADLYLAGHPVPFLLGPPTTLVPADRRGRALGIPVAGGWQPLHLALGDAWRLLLHTDGLMEATLADSTDRLGKPGLRDVIDAALAAEQADPTATNLVDVVIERVRALHGGPLVDDAAVVLIGSRA, encoded by the coding sequence TTGATCGATCTCGAGAGCGCGGCGTCACCTCGCGACGACGACCGCGACCCGCTCCTGACCGGCGACGACGTGCCCACCCCGGAGCCCGTGCCGAGCGTGCTGGTGGTCGAGGACGACGAGGGCGACTGGGTCCTGGTCGCCGAGCACCTCGAGGACGCGGGCCTGGAGGCGCACCTGACGCGGGCCAGAACGCTGGACGAGGCGGTCGGCATGCTCGACGTGGACTGCGTCCTGCTCGACCTGGGCCTGCCCGACGCGACGGGCCTGCCCGCGCTCGGGCGGCTGCTCGAGGCCGGTGCGCCCGCCGTGGTGGTGCTCACCGGCCTCGCGGACACGCGCACGGGCCTGGCCGCGGTCGCGGCGGGCGCGCAGGACTACCTGGTCAAGGGTGACGTGGACGGCGAGCGTCTGGGCCGGTCGGTGCGCTACGCCATCCAGCGCCGCCGGCTCGAGGTGGCCGACCGCGAGCTGTACCGCAGCCGTGTGCGGGAGCAGGAGACGACGCGTCTCGAGCAGGCGCTCCTGCCGCGCCCCGCCGTGCGGGACGCGTCGGTCGAGCTGCGCGTGGGCTACCGCGCCGGCCGGGACGGCCTGCTCGGCGGGGACTTCTACGACGCGGTCGAACGGCCCGACGGCTCTGTCCTCGTCATGGTCGGCGACGTGTGCGGGCACGGTCCCGACGAGGCGGCGCTCGGCGCCACGCTGCGCACCGCGTGGCGCACGCTCGTGATCGCGGGGACGCCCACCGGGGACGTGCTCGGGCTCCTCGAGCGCGTGCTGGAGGCAGAACGCGCGCGCACCGAGGTGTTCACGACCGTCGCGATGGTCGAGGTCGCCCCGGACCGTCGCTCGGCCGACCTGTACCTGGCGGGGCACCCGGTCCCGTTCCTCCTCGGCCCCCCGACCACGCTGGTCCCCGCCGACCGCCGCGGACGTGCGCTCGGCATCCCGGTCGCGGGCGGGTGGCAGCCGCTGCACCTCGCGCTCGGCGACGCGTGGCGGCTGCTGCTGCACACCGACGGCCTGATGGAGGCGACGCTCGCCGACTCCACCGATCGTCTCGGCAAGCCGGGCCTGCGGGACGTGATCGACGCCGCGCTCGCGGCCGAGCAGGCCGATCCCACCGCGACGAACCTCGTGGACGTCGTCATCGAGCGCGTCCGCGCGCTGCACGGCGGCCCGCTGGTCGACGACGCCGCGGTCGTCCTGATCGGCAGCCGCGCGTGA
- a CDS encoding HelD family protein, which produces MTASGNDHEIALEQDQVDVVYGRLDELRAQTRGRLADVRRQGPSGSPQNRSERDAFATLYEDRLAQLEAVEERLVFGRLDLDDDSRRYVGRIGLTDAEQTPLLTDWRAPAAQAFYRATAAHPDGVRRRRHVVTRGRTVTGVEDEVLDLDLLDGDDDALAGLSGEGALLAGLRAGRTGRMGDIVATIQAEQDTIIRSSLTGALVVQGGPGTGKTAVALHRAAYLLYAHRRVLERSGVLLVGPSRTFLRYIDQVLPSLGETGVVTTTISELVPGVLADGTEPDAVARLKGRAAMAQVVARAVRARQRVPAEPVTVRIDGRTVVVRPNDVAQAIARARRLHRPHNLARVAFVRDMLGRLAAQYVAQLAFEVPPDERAEIVEELRTTREIRVALNLAWMPLTPEKLLSDLWSKPWRLEQAAPHLSARERALLARPADAPWTPADVPLLDEAAELLGEDDQASRAQARAAADARQKEVAYARQVLEQTGGGAFVSAELLADRFSSGGPALTTAERAAADRSWTYGHVVVDEAQELSAMAWRVLLRRVPTRSLTIVGDVAQTTSSAGARSWAAMLDPLLPGQWRQADLTVNYRTPAQVADAAVRVADAARLPRSPLTSARDVPGSLVVTRTDAHALTDAAVDAARAALATVLDETGAGRVAVIASGARRDDLRTAAAAGGLPVAGGTGAPDLDAPVVVLTPLEAKGLEFDVVVLVEPAEVLAGSAGDLYVAMTRPTRALHVLHARELPAGL; this is translated from the coding sequence GTGACCGCGAGCGGCAACGACCACGAGATCGCGCTCGAGCAGGACCAGGTCGACGTCGTCTACGGCCGCCTGGACGAGCTGCGCGCGCAGACGCGCGGACGGCTCGCGGACGTGCGCCGGCAGGGGCCGTCGGGCTCGCCGCAGAACCGCAGCGAGCGCGACGCGTTCGCGACGCTCTACGAGGACCGGCTCGCGCAGCTCGAGGCGGTCGAGGAGCGCCTGGTGTTCGGCCGGCTCGACCTCGACGACGACTCCCGCCGGTACGTGGGGCGCATCGGGCTCACCGACGCCGAGCAGACCCCGCTGCTCACCGACTGGCGCGCACCCGCGGCGCAGGCGTTCTACCGCGCCACCGCGGCCCACCCGGACGGCGTGCGCCGGCGCCGCCACGTGGTCACGCGGGGCCGCACCGTCACGGGCGTCGAGGACGAGGTCCTGGACCTGGACCTCCTGGACGGCGACGACGACGCGCTCGCCGGGCTCTCGGGCGAGGGCGCGCTGCTCGCCGGGCTGCGGGCCGGGCGCACGGGCCGCATGGGTGACATCGTCGCGACGATCCAGGCGGAGCAGGACACGATCATCCGGTCGTCGCTCACGGGTGCGCTCGTCGTGCAGGGCGGTCCGGGCACGGGCAAGACCGCGGTCGCGCTGCACCGCGCCGCGTACCTCCTGTACGCGCACCGTCGCGTGCTCGAGCGCTCGGGCGTCCTGCTCGTCGGACCCTCGCGCACGTTCCTGCGGTACATCGACCAGGTGCTCCCCTCGCTCGGCGAGACGGGCGTGGTCACCACGACGATCTCCGAGCTCGTGCCGGGCGTGCTCGCGGACGGCACCGAGCCCGACGCGGTCGCACGGCTCAAGGGCCGGGCCGCGATGGCGCAGGTGGTCGCGCGCGCCGTGCGGGCGCGCCAGCGCGTCCCCGCCGAGCCGGTCACGGTGCGCATCGACGGACGCACCGTCGTGGTCCGGCCGAACGACGTCGCGCAGGCGATCGCGCGCGCGCGGCGTCTGCACCGCCCGCACAACCTGGCGCGCGTCGCGTTCGTGCGGGACATGCTGGGCCGGCTCGCCGCGCAGTACGTCGCCCAGCTCGCGTTCGAGGTCCCGCCCGACGAGCGTGCGGAGATCGTCGAGGAGCTCCGCACCACGCGGGAGATCCGAGTCGCGCTCAACCTCGCCTGGATGCCGCTGACCCCCGAGAAGCTGCTGAGCGACCTGTGGAGCAAGCCGTGGCGGCTCGAGCAGGCGGCCCCGCACCTGTCCGCGCGTGAGCGCGCGCTGCTCGCCCGGCCCGCCGACGCACCGTGGACCCCCGCCGACGTGCCGCTGCTCGACGAGGCCGCCGAGCTGCTCGGCGAGGACGACCAGGCCAGTCGTGCGCAGGCCCGCGCAGCGGCCGACGCGCGCCAGAAGGAGGTCGCCTACGCACGGCAGGTGCTCGAGCAGACCGGGGGCGGCGCGTTCGTCTCGGCCGAGCTGCTCGCGGACCGGTTCTCCTCGGGCGGCCCAGCCCTGACCACGGCCGAGCGGGCGGCGGCCGACCGCAGCTGGACGTACGGGCACGTCGTCGTCGACGAGGCGCAGGAGCTGTCCGCGATGGCCTGGCGCGTCCTGCTGCGCCGGGTGCCGACCCGGAGCCTGACGATCGTCGGCGACGTCGCGCAGACCACGTCGAGCGCGGGTGCCCGCAGCTGGGCGGCCATGCTCGACCCGCTGCTGCCGGGCCAGTGGCGGCAGGCGGACCTCACCGTCAACTACAGGACGCCCGCGCAGGTCGCGGACGCCGCGGTACGCGTCGCCGACGCGGCCCGTCTGCCGCGCTCACCGCTCACGTCGGCGCGCGACGTGCCCGGGTCGCTCGTCGTGACGCGCACCGACGCGCACGCGCTCACGGACGCCGCCGTGGACGCCGCGCGCGCCGCGCTGGCCACGGTGCTCGACGAGACGGGCGCCGGGCGGGTCGCGGTCATCGCCTCAGGTGCGCGGCGCGACGACCTGCGCACCGCCGCCGCGGCCGGCGGGCTCCCCGTGGCGGGTGGGACGGGTGCGCCGGACCTGGACGCGCCCGTCGTCGTGCTCACGCCGCTCGAGGCCAAGGGGCTCGAGTTCGACGTCGTGGTGCTCGTCGAGCCGGCGGAGGTGCTCGCGGGATCGGCCGGCGACCTGTACGTGGCGATGACCCGACCCACGCGGGCGCTGCACGTGCTGCACGCGCGGGAGCTGCCCGCGGGCCTGTGA